cactctgtctccccccccccactctgtctccccccccccactctgtctccccccccccactctgtctccccccccccactctgtctccccccccccactctgtctcccccccccactctgtctcccccccccactctgtctccccccccccactctgtctcccccccccactctgtctcccccccccccactctgtctctcccccccccactctgtctctcccccccccactctgtctctcccccccactctgtctctccccccccactctgtctcttcccccccactctgtcacttccccccccccactctgtcacttccccccccccactctgtcacttccccccccccactctgtctcttctcccccccactctgtctcttctcccccccccactctgtctcttctcccccccccactctgtcacttccccccccccactctgtctcttccccccccccactctgtctcttctccccccccccactctgtctcttctccccccccactctgtctcttctccccccccccactctgtctcttctccccccccactctgtctcttctccccccccactctgtctcttctccccccccactctgtctcttctccccccccactctgtctcttctccccccccactctgtctcttctcccccccactctgtctcttctcccccccactctgtctcttctcccccccactctgtctcttctccccccccactctgtctcttctccccccccactctgtctcccctccccccctccgtccTGTCCTCCCCCCtccgtcctcccctccccgccctccgccttcccctccccaccctccgccctcccctacccaccctccgcccacccctctgcctccctccgcccacccccctcctctttcaCCATCACCTCTCTTGCTATCTGTCTCTAACCCACGTTTTGTGACTCTTTCCCAGGTGGGTCTCTTTCCCTGCCAGGCTCCTGTGCTGTGCCTGGAGGTGAATCCAGTTATCCCTGGGATGGGGGTCTGCGGGGACTCCTCGGGAAATATCTACTTCCTGAACTGGGACAGCTTCCCCTCCGATGATGAAACCTCCGGAGCGCTGGGCACAAACGGACATCACTAGAAGCTTGAGTACAGCCATACCCAGCGACAGAGGCTGACCGGGAGAGGCGGAGGGGAATAGTGAGGGTCTGGAGAACTCTCATTCCAACAGCTAATCCTTGTGTCTTGTAGGaaggtctctccgtcagggaccccttttaaagagggagtctctccgtcagggaccccttttaaagagggagtctctccgtcagggaccccttttaaagagggggtctctccgtcagggaccccttttaaagagggagtctctccgtcagggaccccttttaaagagggagtctctccgtcagggaccccttttaaagagggagtctctccgtcagggaccccttttaacgagggagtctctccgtcagggaccccttttaaagagggagtctctccgtcagggaccccttttaaagagggagtctctccgtcagggaccccttttaaagagagagtctctccgtcagggagcccttttaaagagggagtctctccgtcagggaccccttttaaagaggggtctctccgtcagggaccccttttaaagagggagtctctctgtcagggactccttttaaagagagagtctctccgtcagggaccccttttaaagagcgagtctctccgtcagggactccttttaaagagggagactctccgtcagggaccccttttaaagagggagtctctctgtcagggaccccttttaaagagggagtctctccgtcagggacccccttttaaagagggggtctctccgtcagggaccccttttaaagagggagtctctctgtcagggactccttttaaagagggagtctctccgtcaggaattTTTTTGGAGCAGGTTAGAGAGTTTGCTGTTTGTCAATGTTCTCAATATTGGTCCGATTGCTTTGAGGGGGCGATGAATATCGCAGGCGCCGAAGGGTTTTAGCGTCTGGAAATTTAGAAATCCTTCTGGTCTGTGGGTTAATTTAAAGTCCGCAGCAGCAGCTGTTTCCGTGTTTCTTTCCTTTGCCAAATTAAGTGGGTCAGTGATGAATGCTTTGCTGATCTCACTCAGAAGGGCGTCTTCCCTTGAACTTTCAAACCTTAACGGGTCTGCATGACTGAATCTCGATAACGGCGGCGGTGGGGGTACGGGGTGGGCTACAATTGCCCAGCAGGTAAACACTGCGTGTGAGGGGTGTGGATCAGACGTGCCTAGTGCAAACGTGACTGATACGGTGTAGAGTGGTAATTACTCAATAAAAGGAATGATACCAACCGCATCTTGTCTGCAATTTTAATTTCAGTGTCGGTGTTTTTGTCCTTGCCTCCCCGTCTGCACAGGAGTTGCTGGTCCaccagctgtggggggggggcgctctaGAATTTGGGAGGGCTACTTTAGAAAtggtgaagggggggcggggagagagaatcCGGTGGAGGCTCGGCCATCAGCATGACGTCGGCAGGAATTCACAGCAGAATCTTCTGCTGGCTTCCTGGAGGCGGTCAGCCTCTTGTGTGTGGAGCTGTctccacacacacatgtacacgcaCATGTCAGAACCCACAGTGGAACCCAGCTCGATGCATCCCATCACCTAGACTGCCGGGTGAACCTTTGGTGAAAGAGTTCAATGTTTATTCAACAATGAAGAAACTACATTCTCCTTCACCCGAAATGTACTTTTAACACAAGTCACAAAATCCATCTCCTGCTCCAAGTAAGTCCACAGTCCATTCAAACCAGCAGGCTGCCTGTGGTCAGACGCACCACAACCCAAAAGCAAGCGGCAGATGCTACGGATTTCTCAGCCGGACTCCTTGGAACGTCTGTCTGTCCTTCTCCCTGGTTCTGGAACCATTCTGTTCCTCAGTTTGATACCAATTCTCAGCCTTCTCCCTCCCTCCATGTCCTATTAGAGAGAGACATAAACTGCTCCATGCACCTCTAAGCATGATCGTCAACCGACCCTCTGACCGCTATGTTGCCACGCAACAGCCCATTTTTTTAATACCctgtgtttgctttagagtcgcaaaacatagaacatagagtgcagaaggaggccattcggcccattaagtctgcaccgacttaagccctcacttccaccctatcccctaacccaataacccctcacctttttggacactaagggcaatttatcatggccaatccacctacccctgtacGTCttcggtctgtgggaggaaacccacgcagacacgaggagaacgtgcagcctgcgcacagatagtggcccagcgggaaatcaaacctgggaccctggtgctgtgaaaccacagtgccctccacttgtgctaccccaaAGCCTCATTAAATTGTAGGCACattttaaagtgaaactaaactcCAACTTCCTTCATACTCAACTGCTGGAATATAAATTAAGTGTAACAGGAAGGAGCCAGACCTCCTCTTGTGTgaacataatctttattagtgtcaccagtaggcttacattaacactgcaatgaggttactgtgaaaatcccctcgtcgccacattccggcaccggttCGGGTACCTCGGACAATGGATCCCTGCTTGATCGGCACTCctgccaccgacgcacagtggcagcagtgtgtgcaccatctacGCGAGGCTCttcagcgactcaccaaggctccttcgactccCACCAGAGAGAGAGGTGGCAgacctgggagggggaggggcttccATTTCAAAGTCACATCCGAAAGGAGGGTGCTgccgccagtgcggcgctccctcccagCCTCGCAGGCCGTGCGATCGCAGCAACGCTCCCGAGCCTCCGATCACGTCCCCTGGGGTGGGGAAGGTACAGGACCATCCAATTGGCTCTCTGGAGGGGACCGTCCGCTCGCCCCCACCCTGCCCCGCGCCGGGCTGCCGCTTTCCGTCCCGTCTCCCGCGGCGATGCGGTCAGGGGGCACGGGCAGCCGGTCGCCCCAGGAACTGTTGCGTGCCCATCGGTAGAGGTCTCTGTGAAGGAGGGAACACAGCGGGTGACAAAgggatgtgttttttttaaacttaaaaaataACTTGCGTTTCTCCAGCACCTTTCACGACAGCAGGACGTCGTCACCCCCCGCGCGCGCACATCCTGCAAAGGGCCTCATGGCCAACGAGACGGGTGATTGCCGCATCGTAAGATGCCACCCGCATTTCCAGAGATAAACGATCAGGTAATCCGTTTTCAAGTGTAGTCGATGGAGGGATAAAAAGGGGGCCAAGACACTCGGGATAACTCCCTCCCTTCcatctcctcacccccctccctcccccgcccaaaACCTTCGCAATAGTGTCCACGGGGTCCTTGgctacccgagagagagagagaaaacgagcaAGAGAAAGGATGAGAGAGAAAGAATGAAAAAACAGGaatgagagaaagagcgagagagttaCTGAGCGAGCGAGAATGAGTGAGGGACAACGAGCAAGAAGAGGTGAGAGCGGCGACGGAcagagaaaagaaagacttgcattcctAGTTCATCCTTCAGAGGAcggtcttctccccccccccctgaaccCGGCCACATCGTGGCCTCCGAGCTGTTTCATTTTTTTTCCCTCTTTCAATCACAGTCAGGGAAAcgggcacagcaggatcccacaagcaACGAGGCGACAATACCGTGGTCGACCATTTTACTGATGCTGTTTGAAGCACGAAGACTGAACCCCCGCTCTCTGGTTTTGGGGGTGTCCGGAGAAGACGTCCTACTCGCCAAGCCCATGTGGGGCTGCTTTCGTAACTTCTCGGAGATGTCCGATGGCGTCAACCTCGAACACGGACCTCGCGGCAGAGCAGCACTCCTCTGAGACCGCGCCTCCAATCTGCAAGCATGCTTATCTgacgccgcctcccccccccccccccccccgacatcaccTCCGCTCAACCAACCCCGACTCTCCTCCCCTCCCGCCAACAAAATCAAGCTTTTGGGAGCTCTCCGTTACCTTCCGCTCTTGCGAGGGGTGAGCACCATGTGCCGCAGGGTGCCGTCGGCACAGCAGACGTGGGCGTGGACGTGCCTCGGCCTACACAAGACGGGACGGACGACCCGGGGCCAGGCCTCTACCTCCTCCCGGGGCCCGCGGCGCAGGACGAGGTAGGAGAACCTCTCCAGCTTGACACCGGTGTTCTGCGGCGAGGAGAGGGCAAACGGGAAGATTAAAATCAACAGAGCGAAACACCACACATCAACGGAGAGAAAAACACACGAGGTCTGTTACTGCCTGGGTGAGTGCGGCcccgacaacactcgagaagctcgacaccatccaggacaaagcagccccgctttgatcggcaccccatccacaaacattcactccctccaccaccgacgcacagtgacagcagcgtgtgtaccatctacaagatgcaccgcagcgactcaccaaggctccttcgacagcaccttccaaacccaccacctgtaccatctagaaggacaaggggcagcagacacatggggaactctaccacctgcaagttcccctccgagccccacactcaccaccctgactgggaaatatatcggccgttccttcactgtcgccgggtcacaatcctggacctccctccctgacagcactgtgggtgttacccacaccacacagggactgcagccggttcgagaaggcggctcacccaccacctcctcaaggggcaattagggacgggcaataggcagcacggtggcgcagtgcgttagcactgctgcctcacggcgccgaggtcccaggttcgatcccggctctgggtcactgtccgtgtctgcgtgggtttcgcccccacaacccaaagatgtgcagggtaggtggattggccatgctaaattgctccttaattggaaaaaatgaattgggtactctaaatttatattttaaaaaaggatgggaaataaatgctggcccggccagcgacgcccacatcccgtgaatgattttttttttttttttttttaaatggagctgACCTTCCAGTCTGGGAATCGTGGAAGGAAAATGGTCCAAACGTAGACAATAGGAGGAGCCCATCGAGCCAGCTCCCCTTATTATGATCACGGCTGTTGATCAAATTCAATACTCAAACCCCTTTAGCCCCCAGAGCTGTATCTATCTCCTCCTTGacgttggccttcacagcgagaggattcgagtacgggagcagggatatcttgctgtaattatacacgggccttggtgaggccacacctggaatattgtgtgcagttttggtctctttatctccaCCCACCCCATCAGTGATAGCCCGGGTCTCTGGATGAcacgtccagtgacattaccacaacatGGCCACCTCCCCAGCACCAGGTCATGTCACAAATGACGCATCCTGCGCACCGTATCCCAGCGCAGCGGCTTTCCCACACGACACTACTCGAGTGAAATCGGCGCTTCCCTCGGGGAATATCCTGCCCCGCAGGACCAGCATCGGCACGCTGAGGGGAGCCgcaactttagggtcaggcttttGGGCCTAGCAGTCAGACACTCACCCAGGCGAAGGACAGGGGGTGGTAAGCCTGTACGAAGTTACACGGCAGGGGTGCCTTGCCCGTCAGCTTGGGGCAGGTCAGATCGTGAGGGCACTGGAGAGGGAGAAAAGAGAGACGGTCAGAATGAGATCAGCCTGCTCCCCAAGATTAAAAACAAAAATCTCTCAAAAAATATTTAAGGTGGCATCGGAAGGGAGGAGTCAACTCACTGGAGCGAAGACATGAGCGGCAGATTCTTCATCTTTGATCTGTGATTGGGgggagagacggtgggagggaggaagagaagatggggggagaggggtatggagggcagagagggaggagtgagggggttgggaggggaagagagggggaggggatcaagagagagagagagattgagggaccgaGCGATGGAGagaagagggatagagatagagggagggatcaAGAGAGGGACggagatagagggggggggggacggagatagagggggggggaaacggagatagaggggggggggacggagatagagggggggggcggatggagagagagagagaataaaaagcAGAATATTGTTTACAAGGTGAAGAACCTTTGTGTTCAGTTTCAAAGAGGCTCGAGGTTCGCTGGTATACAGAACATGGAAAGATTGGAGGCAGGTTCAGCAAGCGATATGGAAGGTTTATTAGAACACTGGCTATtactgccgggggcggggggggggggggacacggagtACAGACAAAAGACGTCTTTGCTGCAGGtgcacagggtgtgtgtgaggccACATCCCGGGCAACGTGTGCAGTTCTGGCATCCGTATTTAAGAAAGGGTAGACTTGCATAGGAGGCGGTAGATCCAGTGAATTGGACCCTGGGATGAGGGGTTCTGTCCTGCGGCGAGAGGCTGAGTAAATCGGGACCTCTATTCTCCGTggggtttagaagaacgagagacgATCTCGTGGAGGCCGAGAAGATTCTGAAGGGGGCTcgatagggtggatgctgagagattgtttccattggttgGGGTATCTGAAACGGTGGGCGAGGGGGGGCCATTCTCTGGGTGAGGAGGTGGCCATTTTGGGACAGGGACGGCCATTTTGGGATtaagctgaggagaaatttcttcactcgcaaggttgtggatctttggaattctctgccccagcggggttgtggatgctccatcgtcgAACTCGTTTAAGGCCGGGACACACAGACTTTAGTCTCTCTGGAAATTCAGGGACATGGAGAACAGGCAACAACGCCCCCCACTCCCAAGATCaggcatgatcgtattgaatggaggagcaggttcaACGGGCTGCATGGTCACTCCTGCTCCATCTCTTGTGTTTCTTGAGAGAGACATGAATGAATGAGGGTAGAGATCGaggatataaaatattaactgggacagagagggggttaaggagggtcccgatcgagggtataaaatattaactgggacagagagggggttaaggagggtcccgatcgaggatataaaatattaactgggacagagacgggttaaggagggtcccgatcgagggtataaaatattaactaggacagagagggggttaaggagggtcccgatcgagggtataaaatattaactgggactgagagggggttaaggagggtctcgATCGAGGgtttaaaatattaactgggacagagacggggttaaggagggtcccgatcgaggatataaaatattaactgggacagagacggggttaaggagggtcccgatcgaggatataaaatattaactgggactgagagggggttaaggagggtcctgatctaggatataaaatattaactgggacagaaacggggttaaggagggtcccgatcgaggatataaaatattaactgggacagagagggggttaaggagggtcccgatcgaggatataaaatattaactgggacagagagggggttaaggaggttcccgatcgagggtataaaatattaactgggacagagagggggttaaggagggtcccgatcgagggtataaaatattaactgggactgagagggggttaaggagggtctcgATCGAGGgtttaaaatattaactgggacagagacggggttaaggagggtcccgatcgaggatataaaatattaactgggacagagacggTGTTAAGGAGGGTCccaatcgagggtataaaatattaactgggacagagaaggggttaaggagggtcccgattgaGGGTATAAAATGTTAACGGactgagagggggttaaggagggtcccgatcgaggatataaaatattaactgggacagagacggggttaaggagggtcccgatcgaggatataaaatattaactgggactgagagggggttaaggagggtcctgatcgaggatataaaatattaactgggacagaaacggggttaaggagggtcccgatcgaggatataaaatattaactgggacagagagggggttaaggagggtcccaatcgagggtataaaatattaactgggacagagagggggttaaggagggtctcgatcgaggatataaaatattaactgggacagagagggggttaaggagggtcccgatcgagggtataaaatattaactgggacagagagggggttaaggagggtctcgatcgagggtataaaatattaactgggacagagagggggttaaggagggtctcgatcgaggatataaaatattaactgggacagagacggtgttaaggagggtcccgatcgagggtataaaatattaactgggacagaggcggtgttaaggagggtcccgatcgagggtataaaatattaactgggacagaggcggtgttaaggagggtcccgatcgagggtataaaatattaactgggacagaggcggtgttaaggagggtcccgatcgagggtataaaatattaattgGGACAGAGATggtgttaaggagggtcccgatcgagggtataaaatattaactgggacagagagggggttgagggtctcgatcgagggtataaaatattaactgggacagagacggtgttgaggagggtcccgatcgagggtataaaatattaactgggacagagagagggggttaaggagggtcccgatcgagggtataaaatattaactgggacagaggcgGTGTTAAGGAGGGTCccaatcgagggtataaaatattaactgggacagagagggggttaaggagggtcctgatcgagggtataaaatattaactgggacagagagggggttaaggagggtcccgatcgaggatataaaatattaactgggacagagagggggttaaggagggtcccgatcgagggtataaaatattaactgggactgagagggggttaaggagggtcccgatcgaggataCAAAATATtacctgggacagagagggggttaaggaggttcccgatcgagggtataaaatattaactgggacagagagggggttaaggagggtcccgatcgagggtataaaatattaactgggactgagagggggttaaggagggtctcgATCGAGGgtttaaaatattaactgggacagagacggggttaaggagggtcccgatcgaggatataaaatattaactgggacagagagggggttaaggagggccccgatcgagggtataaaatattaactgggacagagagggggttaaggagggccccgatcgagggtataaaatattaactgggacagggagggggttaaggagggtcccgatcgagggtataaaatattaactgggacagagccggtgttaaggagggtcccgatcgagggtataaaatattaactgggacagagaaggggttaaggagggtcccgattgaGGGTATAAAATGTTAACGGactgagagggggttaaggagggtcccgatcgaggatataaaatattaactgggacagagacggggttaaggagggtcccgatcgaggatataaaatattaactgggactgagagggggttaaggagggtctcgatcgagggtataaaatattaactgggacagagacggtgttgaggagggtcccgatcgagggtataaaatattaactgggacagagagaaggggttaaggagggtcccgatcgagggtataaaatattaactgggacagaggcgGTGTTAAGGAGGGTCccaatcgagggtataaaatattaactgggacagagagggggttaaggagggtcctgatcgagggtataaaatattaactgggacagagagggggttaaggagggtcccgatcgaggatataaaatattaactgggacagagagggggttaaggagggtcccgatcgagggtataaaatattaactgggactgagagggggttaaggagggtcccgatcgaggatataaaatattaactgggacagagagggggttaaggaggttcccgatcgagggtataaaatattaactgggacagagagggggttaaggagggtcccgatcgagggtataaaatattaactgggacagagagggggttaaggagggccccgatcgagggtataaaatattaactgggacagggagggggttaaggagggtcccgatcgagggtataaaatattaactgggacagagacggtgttaaggagggtcccgatcgagggtataaaatattaactgggacagagaaggggttaaggagggtcccgattgaGGGTATAAAATGTTAACGGactgagagggggttaaggagggtcccgatcgagggtataaaatattaactgggacagagggggggttaaggagggtcccgatcgagggtataaaatattaactgggacagaggaggggttaaggagggtcccgatcgaggatataaaatattaactgggacagagacggggttaaggagggtcccgatcgaggatataaaatattaactgggactgagagggggttaaggagggtcctgatcgaggatataaaatattaactgggacagaaacggggttaaggagggtcccgatcgaggatataaaatattaactgggacagagagggggttaaggagggtcccgatcgagggtttaaaatattaactgggacagagacggggttaaggagggtcccgatcgagggtataaaatattaactgggacagaggcggtgttaaggagggtcccgatcgagggtataaaatattaactgggacagaggcggtgttaaggagggtcccgatcgagggtataaaatattaactgggacagaggcggtgttaaggagggtcccgatcgagggtataaaatattaattgGGACAGAGATggtgttaaggagggtcccgatcgagggtataaaatattaactgggacagagagggggttgagggtctcgatcgagggtataaaatattaactgggacagagacggTGTtgtggagggtcccgatcgagggtataaaatattaactgggacagagagagggggttaaggagggtcccgatcgagggtataaaatattaactgggacagaggcgGTGTTAAGGAGGGTCccaatcgagggtataaaatattaactgggacagagagggggttaaggagggtcctgatcgagggtataaaatattaactgggacagagagggggttaaggagggtcccgatcgaggatataaaatattaactgggacagagaggggattaaggagggtcccgatcgagggtataaaatattaactgggacagagaggggttaaggagggtcccgatcgggggtataaaatattaactgggacagaggcggtgttaaggagggtcccgatcgagggtataaaatattaactgggacagaggcgGTGTTAAGGAgcgtcccgatcgagggtataaaatattaactgggacagagagggggttaaggagggtcccgatcgagggtataaaatattaactgggacagagagggggttaaggaggttcccgatcgagggtataaaatattaactgggacagaggcggtgttaaggagggtcccgatcgaggatataaaatattaactgggacagagagggggttaaggaggttcccgatcgagggtataaaatattaactgggacagagagggggttaaggagggtcccgatcgagggtataaaatattaactgggacagagagggggttaaggagggtcccgatcgaggatataaaatattaactgggacagagagggggttaaggaggttcccgatcgagggtataaaatattaactgggacagagagggggttaaggagggtcccgatcgagggtataaaatattaactgggacagagagggggttaaggagggtccagatcgaggatataaaatattaactgggacagagagggggttaaggggggtcccgatcgagggtataaaatattaactgggacagagagggggttacggaggatcccgatcgagggtataaaatattaactgggacagagagggggttaaggagggtcccgatcgagggtataaaatattaactgggacagagagggggttaagaagggtcccgatcgagggtataaaatattaactgggacagaggcggtgttaaggagggtcccgatcgagggtataaaatattaactaggacagagagggggttaaggagggtcccgatcgagggtataaaatattaactaggacagagagggggttaaggaggttcccgatcgagggtataaaatattaactgggacagagagggttaaggagggtcccgatcgagggtataaaata
This portion of the Scyliorhinus torazame isolate Kashiwa2021f chromosome 5, sScyTor2.1, whole genome shotgun sequence genome encodes:
- the LOC140422689 gene encoding ribosome assembly protein METTL17, mitochondrial-like produces the protein MEARDAVLKIKDEESAAHVFAPCPHDLTCPKLTGKAPLPCNFVQAYHPLSFAWNTGVKLERFSYLVLRRGPREEVEAWPRVVRPVLCRPRHVHAHVCCADGTLRHMVLTPRKSGRDLYRWARNSSWGDRLPVPPDRIAAGDGTESGSPARGRVGASGRSPPESQLDGPVPSPPQGT